In Desulfobulbaceae bacterium, one DNA window encodes the following:
- the tatC gene encoding twin-arginine translocase subunit TatC translates to MVELRQRVTISFVAVVLCSSVAYGFAKPISHFFMDPLFLAYPELTTLVYTNLTEAFFSYLKLSILVGIIGSVPILAYQTWMYVAPGLKKKEKRAVLRVVAMGTLLFCAGALFSFFVVLPELLKFLMSFIRDNLTPMPKFGAYLTFVARIALGFGLAFEIPFLMVAAVKFGLVPKRHFHQKRLFFYLIIFVLSFLLTAGEPVSTVLVAMPLCVLYEAGALIGRLF, encoded by the coding sequence ATGGTGGAGTTGCGTCAGAGAGTAACAATCTCCTTTGTGGCTGTCGTCTTATGCAGCAGTGTCGCCTATGGGTTTGCCAAGCCCATCTCTCATTTTTTTATGGACCCCTTGTTTCTGGCCTACCCAGAACTTACTACACTTGTCTACACGAATCTGACCGAGGCTTTTTTCTCCTACCTGAAGCTTTCAATTTTAGTAGGAATAATCGGTAGCGTCCCAATTCTTGCCTATCAAACATGGATGTATGTGGCGCCAGGCCTGAAGAAGAAGGAGAAGAGAGCTGTTCTGCGCGTTGTTGCCATGGGAACGCTGTTGTTTTGTGCCGGGGCCCTGTTTTCCTTTTTTGTCGTGTTGCCGGAGTTGTTGAAATTTCTGATGAGTTTTATTCGTGACAATCTCACGCCGATGCCCAAATTTGGGGCCTATCTTACCTTTGTGGCACGAATAGCCTTAGGCTTTGGACTGGCCTTTGAAATACCATTCCTGATGGTTGCCGCCGTCAAGTTCGGCCTGGTGCCAAAACGGCATTTTCATCAGAAAAGGTTGTTTTTCTATCTGATAATTTTTGTGTTGAGTTTTCTACTTACGGCAGGTGAACCTGTCTCTACGGTATTGGTGGCGATGCCTCTTTGTGTTCTTTATGAGGCAGGCGCCCTGATAGGACGCCTGTTTTAG
- a CDS encoding adenylosuccinate synthase has product MANVVIVGTQWGDEGKGKIVDLLTGYADYVVRFQGGNNAGHTLVVEGKKYVFHLIPSGILYDNKRCFIGNGVVLDPKVLLEEMQELADSGLPVTPERLSISENTHVIMPYHNQLDLASETKMQKGKKIGTTGRGIGPCYGDKILRKGIKLGDLLDPDLFRDKLQDNVTEKNHFLKESGASISFDAIYESFQSYAEQLAPFIKNVSVELDLGRKAGKHILFEGAQGTQLDIDHGTYPFVTSSNTVAGNACTGSGFGPSHIDCVIGILKAYTTRVGEGPFPSELFDATGDELQRKGGEFGATTGRKRRCGWLDAVLAQEAVRLNGINGLAITKLDVLSGQDTLKIATAYEADGKTYTAMPGNIRTTAKLQPIYEDIEGWQEEIDHVLSMDDLPKKAKEYVKRIEDMTETPAYIVSVGPGREQTMLLKNPFE; this is encoded by the coding sequence ATGGCCAATGTAGTAATTGTTGGAACCCAGTGGGGTGATGAAGGGAAAGGAAAAATTGTTGACCTGCTGACAGGCTATGCTGATTATGTTGTCCGTTTTCAAGGCGGCAACAACGCTGGTCATACGCTGGTAGTAGAAGGCAAAAAATATGTTTTCCACCTCATTCCATCGGGCATCCTTTATGACAACAAACGATGCTTCATCGGTAACGGTGTCGTTCTTGACCCCAAAGTTCTGCTGGAAGAGATGCAGGAGCTGGCGGACTCCGGTTTGCCGGTTACCCCTGAGAGGTTGTCCATCAGTGAGAATACCCACGTGATTATGCCCTACCACAACCAGTTGGACCTTGCCAGCGAAACAAAAATGCAAAAGGGCAAAAAAATCGGCACCACCGGTCGGGGCATCGGCCCCTGCTATGGGGACAAAATTCTTCGCAAAGGCATAAAACTAGGTGACCTTCTCGACCCGGATCTATTCCGGGATAAACTTCAAGACAATGTCACTGAAAAAAACCATTTCCTCAAGGAATCAGGGGCGAGCATATCCTTTGACGCTATTTACGAAAGTTTCCAATCCTATGCCGAACAGCTGGCACCTTTCATCAAAAACGTTTCCGTTGAGTTAGACCTGGGCAGAAAGGCCGGCAAGCATATCCTTTTTGAAGGAGCCCAGGGAACCCAACTTGATATTGACCATGGCACGTACCCTTTTGTCACCTCATCAAACACTGTTGCAGGCAATGCCTGTACTGGCTCTGGCTTTGGCCCTTCACATATTGACTGTGTAATCGGTATCCTTAAAGCCTATACCACCAGAGTTGGGGAAGGCCCCTTCCCCTCAGAGCTTTTTGATGCAACCGGCGACGAACTCCAAAGAAAAGGCGGCGAGTTTGGAGCAACTACGGGCAGAAAGCGGCGCTGCGGCTGGCTTGATGCTGTTTTGGCTCAAGAGGCCGTTCGACTTAACGGCATTAATGGCCTGGCCATTACCAAGCTTGATGTGTTGAGTGGTCAAGATACCTTGAAAATTGCCACAGCGTATGAGGCTGACGGAAAGACTTACACCGCAATGCCCGGCAACATCCGGACAACGGCTAAGCTTCAGCCGATATACGAAGATATTGAAGGCTGGCAGGAAGAGATCGACCACGTTCTCAGCATGGATGATCTGCCCAAAAAGGCAAAAGAGTATGTGAAACGCATTGAAGATATGACCGAGACCCCGGCCTACATTGTCTCCGTAGGACCTGGCAGAGAGCAGACCATGCTGCTGAAAAACCCTTTTGAATAG
- a CDS encoding twin-arginine translocase TatA/TatE family subunit, which produces MFGIGVPELILIMAVALIVVGPEKLPELAKSLAKQVVELKKAANALKSSFDEDADELKPWEKITPENPQIAQYRPEKDDLFEAVNIPEVEVVPSDDTAALKPSSGPEEKPENQTS; this is translated from the coding sequence ATGTTTGGAATAGGAGTTCCGGAACTGATCTTAATCATGGCAGTTGCCCTCATTGTTGTGGGGCCAGAAAAATTGCCCGAGTTGGCAAAGAGTTTGGCCAAACAGGTTGTGGAGTTGAAGAAAGCCGCTAATGCCCTGAAAAGCAGTTTCGATGAGGATGCTGATGAGTTGAAGCCCTGGGAAAAGATAACACCGGAAAACCCGCAGATCGCTCAATATAGGCCGGAAAAGGATGATCTTTTTGAGGCTGTCAATATCCCGGAGGTGGAGGTAGTGCCATCTGATGACACTGCCGCACTAAAACCTTCCAGCGGGCCTGAAGAAAAACCGGAAAACCAAACTTCATGA